In Hevea brasiliensis isolate MT/VB/25A 57/8 chromosome 13, ASM3005281v1, whole genome shotgun sequence, a single genomic region encodes these proteins:
- the LOC131172175 gene encoding GDSL esterase/lipase At5g03980-like, translating into MRIIRLMLPFGDAYRKSIAKSMLPTRRQNAYLNASSSKTHGVNFAIVGSTTLPVEFLANKGVIALVTNSSLTKQLKWMHTHLNATSHNSKDCFEKHRKSLFMVGEIGGNDYNYAFFQGKSINDLKSMVPDFVKATKDAITLQFPDFITGIFCYAMVLQLQGGA; encoded by the exons ATGCGGATAATAAGATTGATGCTTCCATTTGGAGATGCTTATAGAAAAAGCATTGCCAAGTCAATGTTACCAACGCGAAG GCAAAATGCTTATTTGAATGCAAGTTCTTCCAAGACACATGGAGTGAATTTTGCAATTGTTGGATCTACTACATTGCCTGTGGAATTCCTTGCAAATAAGGGAGTCATTGCCCTTGTTACCAACAGTTCTCTTACCAAACAACTCAAGTGGATGCATACCCATCTCAATGCAACCAGCCACAACTCCAAAG ATTGTTTTGAGAAACATAGAAAATCTCTCTTCATGGTTGGGGAGATTGGAGGGAATGATTATAATTATGCTTTCTTTCAAGGCAAGAGTATTAATGACTTGAAGTCCATGGTACCTGATTTTGTTAAGGCCACCAAAGATGCTATCACG TTGCAGTTTCCGGATTTTATTACTGGTATATTCTGCTATGCCATGGTGTTGCAGTTACAAGGCGGTGCTTGA